ACGATCCAGGAGGAAACAAGCGACCATTGGATCCAATTGAAGTAACTCGCTATCTCGACGCGAAATCTTCGAGTCGATTCCACTATTCCACTTATATTGTTCCGCCCATCTACGGAAAACGATTCGAAGATCCTCTTATCACTGATATCTGGTACCGAGCTACACAAAGACTGACTGCCTCTAAGTCCACTTACATAATTGGTTATTCTTTTCCTGAGTCCGATATCACCGCAGAACGTATGTTTCGCGAGAGCCAGCGGAAACCTCTTTCCTTCGGCGCTGCGCGTCAGGTCACAATCGTGGACCCGTCGATTCCTGATTCACGCAAGGAGAGAATTCGTAGCATCTTTTTCAATTCCAATGTGCAATTCGAGGAGATGGATGCGTTTGCGTTTCTTGAAAAACTCACCGCAGCCAACGGCGTATAACTTCCGTTCCCCGCTCCGCGCCTTCGCTACACTGCGTTTCGCTCCGGTGCTCGGTCCTGACACTCTCAGCAAACGGCTCACACGTTCGCCTTTTTGCTTCGCGCGGGTGCGCGCGGATTTAGGAATACTAGAAGCGCGCGCACCGCGCCGTGTTGCGGACAAATTGCGCTTCGCGCAACTTCGGGGAACTAAATACGTTACGCGAAATGCCGCCCTTGGTGCTTTCCCCAGCATTTGTCTTGTCAAAATTTTGAGATTGCAAAAAGTGTGCTTCTCCGACAATGATGTAAAGAATTATGTCCCCTAAATGGAGACTTGTCGCGTGTATAGCATATAAGTAGGTGTCTATGCCTTTGATCCCTGATTTCGATCCCGTCGCAGTTCAGAAAGCCATTGAGAAAGTCTTTGCCGAAGAGAAAAACGAGGCTCCTCGATATAATCCGTTTCTTCTCCTTGAACCCGATGCCGAATTTGATGCAATGATTGCAGAGAATGCAAAGGAGCAATCCATAAAGCAACTTCTGGGAAAGTGATTTGGACACTGAACTGACCCGGAAGGTTCGGGATTACTTTCTCGCGCGCGACAAAATCGACAAGATCCTCGAGGACAATAGCGCTGAAATCCAGCGAAACCTCAAGATCGTTGTGGGATACCGTGTTGAGATCTTCCATGCGCTGATGAATCAATGGTCTCGTCACGTCGAAGCATTGGGGTACCCTTTTTCGGAGCTTGTTTCAGTCGGCCCGCTTGATGCTGCGCTCGCCGGAGCGTACACCGAATACATTCGGTACGTATTTTACTACCGGTTCGCCAACAATTTGCCGCGTAATATCATTTATAGGAAGATTTTTTCCTTTGAATTTTACTATTTCCACAAACGCCACGTCCTTCAACGCAGGGATGACGCTCCGCAAGCACCTTTGGACGATCTCTCTCCGGATGCCAGATTATTCCATCTCTCGCCATTGGCCCATTTTTTTGCCTACCGGCTCCTCAAGGAATTTCGGCTCGTGAAAATCGACCTGCCGGAAGCAGTCACACTCTTTCGGCGAGTGCAGGGCATTGTCACGCAAAAGGTCCTCGATTTTGTAGCTCGTGATGGAAGTGCAGAAACGCAACACGATTCATTCCGGATTTTTCTGAACCAACCGGGCAATGAAGATATCAGAAGCGTCTTCGATGTTATCGAAGACGAAAAATATCCACGGCGTCAACCAAACCTCTTTGAAATATAGGGCGGCACGTTCGCATAACTTCCGGGTAACCGCTGCGCCCTCGACAGGCTCGGGCTCGGCCGCTCGGCCCTCTCCGCCCAAACGGCTTCGCCTTTTTGGGCTACGTCCGGACACGCGCCGCCTTACGGCAGAATAAATGGCGCGCGCCGGAGCGGGCCTTCGGGCAAATCGTTCGCTTCGCTCACGACTTCGGTTACCCTCTTTCGTTATGCAAAAGGCCGGCATGCGATCTTATCAAGATCTTTGATTAATGAAGGGAGGCAAACAATGCGTTCGAGATTCTTACTGGTAGTCCTCATGAGTATTTTTTCCATATGTCGCGCATCGCCTGTGCGAATTCCAAATGAGGAGGCCGTTGACGTGGCTGCGCGACAACTCAAGCTCACTCTTTTGGAAAACTATCGCTCCTCGGAGAAGAAAACCATAGGTATCGCCTCATTTGCCCGGACAGACTTAATAACGCCGAATGCCGAGTATCGTTCGGTCGTACCAAAGCTTGGCGTTTTATTGGGGAACGCTCTGCAAAACGAGATGTTCGCTCCAGAAACTTTCGACCTGGTCGAACGCCTGCGAATCGAGGAGTTGCTCAAGGAATCCAACTTGTACCAAACAGGCCTCATGGACCCTAACACGCTTCGTTCTGTGCAACTCACCGGGGTCGATTACATACTTCTGGGTACCCTACAGAAGCGCGAGTCAAGTATCCGAGTCGATGCGCGGCTAGTGTCGCTTGATGGCGGCAAAGTGGTTTCGGTGGCCACCGCCATAGTCCCGTTAACCGGCAATGTAGTGCAGCTATACAACGACTACCCGGAGCGATCGTCCACATACACGCACGCGGTAACGGCGAATCAGGGTTGGCAGCAGGTCCAGGCGCCCATTCAGGGCGGTGTCACAGTTGAAGTCACGACAGAGGGGAACTGGTCCATGACCAATGATGGTTATCAATTCGACGGAACGGGAGTTTCAGCGAATCCATCGCGTCATGGTGATTATCGCATCGACCGCAGTTTCAACCATGGCGCCTTGCTCTGTCGCGTAACGGGCCAGCAGACATTCTTTACAGTCGGCAATTCAGACATTCACGGGACGGGCCTCATTGAGTGCACCATTAACGATAAAGACCAGCAAAACAATAGAGGTGCCTTAACCGTTACTTTTAAAATAGCGCCCCTGGATCGTTAAGCCGGTCCTTCGTAGAACTTCACATACACGCTGCGGCGTGCCTTTCGGCACGTCCTCGGCCACTCGTTGCTCTCGCGGAAACATTTCATTTGTTCCGCTCGCGCCGGTGCGCGCAATTTTGGTAAATTGCAAAGGCGCGCACGGCGCCGCCACTCGGGCACATTCGCCGCCGGCGAACGTCGTGTATGCATATCATTGCATGAAATGCTGCGGGGTTTTTAGTTCATGAACAAAGGAGGTAAGGCAGTTCAAAAGGTTTTATGTACATTGATAGAATTATATCAAAAAATTGCCCCTATAAGGATTAGGCAATCTTGCAGATTTGAGCCAACTTGCTCAAACTATATGATTATGGCAATTCACAAATATGGTTCTATAAAAGGTATTTCATTAGGAATAAATCGACTATTCAGATGTCGATATCCTAATGGCGGTCAAGATTGCCCATAAGACAAAAGGAGAAAACAATGGCACAGTTTAACTACAAATGCGTTCCCGTTCCGACTGTACTCGATACAGGAAAGGCTGGAAAGGACCCGCATGGTGCAGCTGTAATTGCTTATCAAAATATAATCAATGAATCTGCAAAAGATGGGTGGGAACTTGTTCAAGCGGATCAGATTTCTTCCGTTCAAAATCCTGGTTGCTTTGCAGGATTATTCGGAATGAAAGCTGAAGCAATGACGTTCAAGTTGCTCATATTTAAAAAAGCAATTTAACGACACCGCGGTAGCACTTCATACAACCAGACTGACGAATAAGTACAGAATTTGAAGCTGCCTGTCCTCGCCTGCCCCTTCGGACAGATCGAGGCGAACTTTTTGGATCGAAGCCAGCCGATTCGACGTTTTTCGCAGGGCGGTGCGCGAATGGCGGCCCGGGCGCACGGATTGCGCGATCACAAACGCCGGAGATCAGCAGCGTTGGCGATCTTTTCGATGTTGTGGACCATGCAATAGAGCAGCCATTGGGCGTTTACTTTTTGTTGACCACGCAGCGTGAAACGATTGAGCCCTTTCTGGAAGGTAATGTTCGCAAACACGGGCTCCACGATGCCCATGCGTTTTGAATAGAGCTGGCGACCGGGTCAGTTTCAGATTGGCGGGTACATCGACAGACTCAACTCTCGATCCCCGCTCCGCGCCTTCGCTGCACTTCGTTCGCCTCCGGTGCTCGGTACTGACACTCTCAACAAACGGCTCACTTTGTTCGCCTGCTTGTTTCGCGCGGGCGCGTGCGGATTTTTGATTATTAGAGCCGCGCGCACCGCGCCGCGCTACGGACAGATTGCGTTGCGCGCAACTTCGGCTACTTAAATACGTGACATGCCATTCCGCGTGAAGAGCAGTGACCTGCCCCCCGCGTGGATACCAGAGTGTCTGTTAGATTTTGCCTATGAGGCCATATGTTGTTGTAAAGCAAATTCCTCCGGGGTCATGTACTTCAATGAGCTGTGGGGGCGCTCCGTGTTGTACTGTTTACGCCAACTTTCGACGGTTCGGCGAACTTCTCGGATGTTCCTGAACCAGTTGCTGTTGAGCAGTTCGTCGCGCACCCTTCCGTTGAAGCTCTCGATGAAAGCGTTCTGAGTCGGCTTCCCCTTCTCGATGAAGTGGAGATCAATACGGTGATCGGTCGCCCAGCTTTGCATCGCTTTGCAGATGAATTCCGGTCCATTATCGACAACAATCTGACCCGGCCGACCGCGGAACTCGATTAATCTTTCAAGCTCCCTGATGACCCGGATCCCCGGCAGAGAGAAGTCCGGCTCCATTGCGAGGGCTTCGCGGGTGCAGTCGTCGATAACATTCAGCAGCCGGAACACGGTTGCGTCATACAGGGTATCGCTCATGAAATCCATCGACCATCGTTCATTGGGCTGTTGTGCCTGCCGCAGCCGGCGTCTGAGGTCCTCGTCGTTTTTCTCTTTCGGTTTGCGCCGGTATGCGGACCGGCCTGCCTGCAAGACACGGCAGGCATGGCGCTCGGTGAGCCCGTGCTTCTTGAGCTGGTCCACGGCCCATCGTCTCCGCGTCCGGCTCACAGCTTTTTTAGAACGGCCCTCGTCGCCTGAATCTCGAGAGCCTGGTTCGCGACGAGACGCTTGAGTTCCGAGTTCTCGTGCTCTAGCTCCTTCATGTGACGCAGGTCGCTCAGCTCCATGC
The DNA window shown above is from Leptospirales bacterium and carries:
- a CDS encoding DUF4177 domain-containing protein; amino-acid sequence: MAQFNYKCVPVPTVLDTGKAGKDPHGAAVIAYQNIINESAKDGWELVQADQISSVQNPGCFAGLFGMKAEAMTFKLLIFKKAI
- a CDS encoding transposase is translated as MEPVFANITFQKGLNRFTLRGQQKVNAQWLLYCMVHNIEKIANAADLRRL
- a CDS encoding CsgG/HfaB family protein, giving the protein MRSRFLLVVLMSIFSICRASPVRIPNEEAVDVAARQLKLTLLENYRSSEKKTIGIASFARTDLITPNAEYRSVVPKLGVLLGNALQNEMFAPETFDLVERLRIEELLKESNLYQTGLMDPNTLRSVQLTGVDYILLGTLQKRESSIRVDARLVSLDGGKVVSVATAIVPLTGNVVQLYNDYPERSSTYTHAVTANQGWQQVQAPIQGGVTVEVTTEGNWSMTNDGYQFDGTGVSANPSRHGDYRIDRSFNHGALLCRVTGQQTFFTVGNSDIHGTGLIECTINDKDQQNNRGALTVTFKIAPLDR
- the yidD gene encoding membrane protein insertion efficiency factor YidD is translated as MNKGGKAVQKVLCTLIELYQKIAPIRIRQSCRFEPTCSNYMIMAIHKYGSIKGISLGINRLFRCRYPNGGQDCP